The Terriglobales bacterium sequence TCGACTCCGACGTGTTCGAGGGCACCGCAAGGGTCTTCGACGGAGAACGCGCCGCGATGGACGCCCTCGAGGACGGCACCATCGTTGCCGGCGACGTCGTCGTGATCCGCTACGAAGGCCCCAAGGGCGGCCCCGGCATGCGCGAAATGCTGGCGGTCACGGCGGCGCTGGTGGGCGCGGGACTGGGCGACTCGGTGGCGTTATTGACGGACGGGCGCTTTTCCGGCGCAACCCACGGATTGATGGCGGGGCACGTGGCGCCGGAGGCGGCGCGCGGCGGCCCCATCGCCGCGGTCCGCACCGGAGACATCGTGGTGTTCGACATTCCGGCGCGGCGGCTCTCGCTGGAGCTGAGCGACGCCGAAATCCGGCAGCGGCTGGCCAACTGGAAGGCGCCGGCGCCGCGCTACCAGCGCGGAGTCATGGCGAAGTACGCGAATCAAGTCTCGTCGGCCGCAATCGGGGCGGTAACGCAGTAAGCGCGGGTCGCGCAACTCGCGGGTGAGTGAGGAAACGATGAAGAAGAAGATGACCGGGGCCGAAATTCTGTGGGAGTGCCTGAGCCGGGAACAGGTGACGCACGTGTTCGGGTATCCCGGGGGCGCGATTCTGCCCGCCTACGACGCGTTGTGCAAGTATCCCAATATCCGGCACGTGCTGGTGCGGCACGAGCAGGGCGCGACGCACATGGCCGACGGCTACGCGCGGGCCAGCGGCCGGGTCGGCGTGGCGGTAGCCACCTCGGGCCCGGGCGCGACCAACATGGTCACCGGCATCGCCACCGCGATGATGGATTCCTCGCCCATCGTGTGCGTCACCGGGCAGGTGGGCAGCAAGCTGATCGGGTTGGACGCATTCCAGGAAATCGACATTACCGGCATCACCCTCCCCATCACCAAGCACAATTACCTCGTCACTCGCGCCGACGAAGTCGCCGGCGTGGTTCGTGAAGCCTTCATGATCGCGCGCTCCGGACGTCCCGGCCCGGTGCTCATCGACATCACCAAGGACGCGCAGCAATCCTCCTGCGAATTCGATTGGGAAGCCACCCGTACCCCCGAGCATCCGCCTCGGCCCGACCGCCGCGCTCCCAGCGAGGACTACCAGCGCGCCCTCGACCTCATCAATTCCGCCCAGCGGCCCGTCATCCTCGCCGGTCACGGCATTCTTCTCTCCGGAGCCCTGTCCCAGGTCCGCGAGCTGGCCGAGAAAGCCGGCGTGCCCGTCGCCATGACCCTGCTCGGCATTGGCGCCTTCCCTGCCTCGCATCCGCTGAACCTCGGCATGATGGGCATGCACGGCGAAGCTTGGGTCAACCACGCCATCCAGGAAGCCGACCTGCTTATCGCCCTCGGCATGCGTTTCGACGACCGCGTCACCGGCAACCTGAAAACCTACGCCCCCAACGCGAGGAAGATTCACGTTGAGATCGATCCCGCCGAAGTCAACAAGAACGTCCCGGTCGATGTCGCCCTCATCGGCGACCTGCGCTCCGTATTGAGCGATCTTCTCCCGGGAGTTGCGATCAGTGACAGATACCCGAGAGCCGAGAGCCGAGAGCCGAGAGTCGAAGTGGATCGCTCTCCCTGGCTCGCTCACATTGCCGAACTCAAAGGCGAAGTCGCGGTGCGCGACATTCAAAATCTTCCCGACAACGGTCATCTCTATGCCGCACACGTCATCTCCGACCTCTGGCGCGAG is a genomic window containing:
- a CDS encoding dihydroxy-acid dehydratase — protein: DSDVFEGTARVFDGERAAMDALEDGTIVAGDVVVIRYEGPKGGPGMREMLAVTAALVGAGLGDSVALLTDGRFSGATHGLMAGHVAPEAARGGPIAAVRTGDIVVFDIPARRLSLELSDAEIRQRLANWKAPAPRYQRGVMAKYANQVSSAAIGAVTQ
- the ilvB gene encoding biosynthetic-type acetolactate synthase large subunit, yielding MKKKMTGAEILWECLSREQVTHVFGYPGGAILPAYDALCKYPNIRHVLVRHEQGATHMADGYARASGRVGVAVATSGPGATNMVTGIATAMMDSSPIVCVTGQVGSKLIGLDAFQEIDITGITLPITKHNYLVTRADEVAGVVREAFMIARSGRPGPVLIDITKDAQQSSCEFDWEATRTPEHPPRPDRRAPSEDYQRALDLINSAQRPVILAGHGILLSGALSQVRELAEKAGVPVAMTLLGIGAFPASHPLNLGMMGMHGEAWVNHAIQEADLLIALGMRFDDRVTGNLKTYAPNARKIHVEIDPAEVNKNVPVDVALIGDLRSVLSDLLPGVAISDRYPRAESREPRVEVDRSPWLAHIAELKGEVAVRDIQNLPDNGHLYAAHVISDLWRETGGNALVVTDVGQHQMWEAQYYHHEDPRTLITSGGLGTMGFALPAAIGAKMAQPDAEVWVVVGDGGFQMTMCELATIVQENIDINVAIINNGYLGMVRQWQEFFYDRRYHATPLVNPDFEKLAQAFGLHAMTVTQRSGVVPAVQAARSHRGTTVINFCVEQEDSVFPMVPAGASLHEMIRRPGPLVETASDT